From the Cucurbita pepo subsp. pepo cultivar mu-cu-16 chromosome LG05, ASM280686v2, whole genome shotgun sequence genome, one window contains:
- the LOC111795358 gene encoding indole-3-acetaldehyde oxidase-like isoform X6, translated as MENQPNKAVVPLVFAVNQQRFELSSVDPSITLLHFLRHRTSFKSVKLGCGEGGCGACVVMLSKYDPVLDKVEDFTVSSCLTLLGSIHGCSITTSEGIGNCKDGFHSIHQRFAGFHASQCGFCTPGMCVSLFSALVKAEKTNRPEPSPGFSKLTVSEAEKAISGNLCRCTGYRPIADACKSFASDVDMEDLGLNAFWRKGCGEEEKSSKLPPYDPNNGPCLFPEFLKKEIRSIPFVESQGCSWFNPVSIEDLNRLLGCDESNNISNTKLVVGNTEVGYYKAFEHRLVQRYINLKYIPELSVIRMDSTGIEIGATVTIAKAIEALKNNNHESSSIGELVFNKLAEHMEKIASSFVRNTASIGGNLMMAQRKQFPSDIATILLSAGSMISILTGSSQETIMLDEFLKRPPLGPKCVLSSVKIPNWDSVRDVYSNDATVMFDSFRASPRPLGNALPYLNAAFLAAISPCKNSNGIILNSCHLAFGAYGTKHAIRARKIEEFLAGKVIDYNVIYEAISLTGATIVPEKGTSYPAYRTSLAVGFLFEFLSSLVDEKAAINKDYVDGCRNASSTLPDRFNSNHGLLGYNKTATLLSSGKQTLELSSEYYPVGDAIIKSGAAIQASGEAIYVDDIPSPTNCLYGAFIYSSKPLARVKGLTFPPKSQPEGVVAVISARDIPVGGQNIGTRTMFGDEILFGDKLTECASQPLAFVVADTQKHADVAAEYAVVDYDTDNLEAPILSVEDAVKRSSFFEVPSFLIPKQVGDISKGMAEADYHINAAQIRLGSQYYFYMETHSALAIPDEDNCMVVYSSSQWPVNAHFVIAKCLGVPEHNVRVITRRVGGGFGGKAMKSMVVASACALAAHKLCRPVRIYINRKTDMIMAGGRHPMKVTYNVGFKSNGKITGCQLDILVDAGMSIDVSPIMPQTIVNGLKKYDWGALSFDIKVCKTNNPSRSTMRAPGLAQGSFIAEAIIEHVASTLCMDVDTVRGVNMHTFSSLKKFYKNAGEPQDYTLPSIWDRLATSSCLEQRTEMVDKFNSCNTWKKRGLSRIPVVQGMTLRPTPGKVSILTDGSVAVEVGGIEIGQGLWTKVRQMVTYALSSIKCDGTSDLLEKVRVVQSDTLGLIQGGGTYASTTSESSCEAVRLCCNILVERLTPLKKRLEESGSVKWDVLISQANLQAVNLSVNSLYVPDFVSSSYLNYGVAVSEVELDLLTGETTILRSDIIQDCGRSLNPAVDLGQIEGAFVQGIGFYMSEEYLTNPDGLVITNSTWTYKIPTIDTIPKQLNVEILNSGRHKNHILSSKASGEPPLLLAASVHCATRAAIKEARKQIRTWKHRDESDYAFQLEVPATMPVVKELCGLDSVESYLKWINELRTTAS; from the exons ATGGAGAATCAACCAAACAAAGCAGTAGTTCCTCTGGTGTTTGCTGTCAATCAACAGAGGTTTGAGCTATCCTCTGTTGACCCTTCCATTACTCTGCTTCACTTTCTGCGCCACCGTACTTCTTTCAAGAGTGTCAAGCTTGGCTGTGGTGAAG GCGGTTGTGGTGCTTGTGTTGTTATGTTGTCCAAATACGATCCTGTGTTAGATAAGGTCGAAGATTTTACAGTAAGCTCATGCCTTACCTTGCTTGGTAGTATACATGGCTGTTCAATTACAACCAGTGAAGGCATTGGGAATTGCAAGGATGGTTTCCACTCAATTCATCAAAGATTTGCTGGCTTTCATGCTTCTCAGTGTGGCTTTTGTACCCCTGGAATGTGTGTTTCACTTTTTTCTGCTCTCGTCAAGGCTGAAAAGACCAATCGACCTGAGCCCTCACCGGGATTCTCGAAACTTACGGTTTCTGAAGCCGAAAAGGCTATTTCTGGAAACCTCTGCCGCTGTACAGGATACAGGCCAATTGCTGATGCCTGTAAGAGTTTTGCTTCTGATGTTGACATGGAGGACTTGGGGTTAAACGCGTTCTGGCGAAAGGGATGTGGTGAGGAAGAGAAATCGAGTAAATTGCCTCCTTATGATCCAAATAATGGCCCGTGCTTGTTTcctgaatttttaaaaaaggaaataaggTCTATCCCTTTTGTGGAGTCTCAAGGTTGTTCCTGGTTTAATCCCGTTAGTATTGAGGATCTGAACAGATTACTGGGATGTGACGAGTCCAATAATATAAGCAATACAAAGTTAGTCGTTGGCAACACTGAAGTCGGATACTACAAAGCATTTGAACAT AGATTGGTGCAACG ATACATTAATCTTAAATACATCCCTGAGCTTTCAGTTATCAGAATGGATTCAACAGGAATAGAGATTGGTGCAACGGTGACAATTGCAAAAGCTATTGAAGCTCTGAAAAATAATAACCATGAAAGCTCCTCAATAGGCGAGCTAGTGTTCAATAAACTGGCCGAGCACATGGAGAAAATTGCTTCGAGTTTTGTACGAAATACTGCCAGCATTGGAGGAAATTTAATGATGgcacaaagaaaacaatttcCTTCAGATATTGCCACAATACTTCTTTCTGCAGGTTCCATGATAAGTATATTAACTGGTTCCAGCCAAGAAACGATTATGTTGGATGAGTTTCTCAAGAGACCTCCATTGGGTCCGAAATGTGTACTTTCAAGTGTTAAGATTCCAAATTGGGATTCAGTTAGGGATGTTTATTCAAATGATGCTACTGTCATGTTTGATAGTTTTAGAGCTTCTCCACGACCCCTTGGAAATGCACTACCGTATCTGAATGCTGCTTTCTTGGCTGCAATCTCCCCATGTAAAAATTCCAATGGGATCATATTAAATAGCTGTCACCTGGCTTTTGGAGCATATGGAACCAAACATGCCATTAGAGCAAGAAAGATTGAAGAATTTCTAGCTGGAAAAGTTATTGATTATAATGTCATATATGAAGCTATCTCATTGACTGGAGCCACTATAGTTCCTGAAAAGGGCACTTCATATCCTGCTTACCGGACAAGCTTAGCAGTTGGGTTTCTTTTTGAGTTCTTAAGCTCCTTGGTTGATGAAAAAGCTGCAATCAATAAAGATTACGTAGATGGATGCAGGAATGCTTCGTCAACACTACCTGACAGATTTAATTCAAACCACGGCCTACTTGGTTATAATAAAACTGCTACTCTACTGTCATCTGGAAAGCAGACACTGGAATTGAGTTCAGAATATTATCCAGTCGGAGATGCCATTATAAAATCTGGAGCTGCCATTCAAGCTTCAG gtgAGGCTATCTATGTGGACGATATTCCTTCACCAACAAATTGCCTATATGGAGCATTCATATATAGCTCAAAGCCTTTGGCACGGGTAAAGGGTCTTACTTTTCCTCCCAAATCACAACCAGAGGGAGTTGTTGCTGTTATTTCCGCCAGAGATATTCCTGTGGGTGGACAGAACATTGGAACTAGAACCATGTTTGGTGACGAAATTCTATTTGGAGATAAGTTGACTGAGTGTGCTAGTCAGCCACTTGCCTTTGTG gttgcAGATACTCAGAAACATGCAGATGTGGCTGCAGAATATGCAGTAGTGGATTATGACACAGATAATTTGGAAGCACCTATTCTTTCTGTAGAAGATGCTGTTAAGAGGTCAAGCTTCTTTGAAGttccttcatttttaattccaaaacaGGTTGGTGATATATCAAAAGGAATGGCTGAAGCAGATTACCATATTAACGCGGCTCAG ATCAGACTTGGAtcacaatattatttttatatggaGACCCATTCTGCACTTGCCATTCCAGATGAAGATAACTGCATGGTAGTCTACAGTTCAAGTCAATGGCCTGTTAATGCGCATTTTGTTATTGCAAAGTGCCTCGGTGTTCCTGAACATAATGTCCGTGTAATTACGAGAAGGGTTGGAGGAGGCTTTGGTGGAAAGGCCATGAAGTCTATGGTT gttgcttccgcatgtgcaCTTGCAGCTCACAAGTTATGTCGTCCTGTCAGGATTTACATTAATCGAAAGACTGACATGATAATGGCAGGAGGGAGACATCCAATGAAAGTAACTTACAATGTGGGTTTCAAATCTAATGGTAAAATTACAGGATGTCAATTAGATATATTGGTTGATGCAGGGATGAGTATTGATGTAAGTCCAATTATGCCACAAACCATTGTCAATGGACTTAAGAAGTATGATTGGGGTGCTTTATCTTTTGATATAAAAGTATGCAAGACAAACAATCCAAGCAGATCTACAATGCGAGCCCCTGGGCTGGCACAAGGATCCTTTATTGCTGAAGCAATAATTGAACATGTAGCATCTACTCTTTGCATGGATGTCGATACTGTCCGGGGAGTAAATATGCATACATTTAGCAGCCTCAAAAAATTCTACAAGAATGCAGGTGAACCTCAAGATTACACCTTACCTTCCATTTGGGATAGGTTAGCCACATCTTCATGCTTAGAACAAAGAACTGAAATGGTAGATAAATTTAATAGCTGCAACACTTGGAAAAAAAGAGGTCTTTCTCGAATTCCTGTCGTGCAAGGAATGACACTGAGACCAACCCCAGGGAAAGTGAGCATTCTAACTGATGGTTCTGTGGCTGTGGAAGTTGGGGGTATTGAAATTGGTCAGGGGCTGTGGACAAAGGTGAGACAGATGGTTACATATGCCCTTAGCTCAATTAAATGTGATGGAACCAGTGACCTGTTGGAAAAGGTGAGAGTGGTTCAATCTGATACCCTTGGCTTAATACAAGGAGGGGGTACATATGCGAGTACTACCTCCGAATCAAGCTGTGAGGCAGTTAGACTTTGCTGCAATATATTGGTGGAGAGACTAACACCTCTCAAGAAAAGGCTGGAGGAGAGTGGTTCGGTTAAATGGGATGTGCTTATAAGTCAG GCAAACTTGCAAGCAGTGAATTTATCAGTTAATTCTTTGTATGTCCCAGACTTTGTTTCAAGCAGCTACTTAAACTATGGAGTTGCAGTGAGTGAG GTGGAACTTGATCTTCTCACTGGAGAAACCACAATTTTGCGTTCAGATATTATCCAGGATTGTGGACGAAGCCTCAATCCTGCTGTAGATTTGGGACAG ATTGAAGGAGCCTTTGTTCAAGGAATTGGATTTTATATGTCAGAGGAATACCTGACAAATCCTGATGGACTAGTTATTACTAACAGCACATGGACTTACAAAATTCCTACAATTGACACCATACCAAAACAGCTCAACGttgaaattttgaactctGGACGTCATAAAAACCACATTCTCTCTTCAAAAG CTTCAGGAGAACCACCATTGCTTCTAGCTGCATCAGTCCACTGTGCAACACGAGCTGCTATTAAAGAGGCACGAAAACAGATACGTACATGGAAACATCGAGATGAGTCTGATTATGCGTTCCAGCTAGAGGTTCCTGCTACCATGCCTGTTGTTAAAGAGCTCTGTGGGCTGGACTCTGTGGAAAGTTACCTGAAATGGATCAATGAATTGAGAACCACAGCGAGCTGA
- the LOC111795358 gene encoding indole-3-acetaldehyde oxidase-like isoform X1: protein MANQPNKSAVPLVFAVNQQRFELSTVDPSITLLHFLRHHTSFKSVKLGCGEGGCGACVVLLSKYDPVLDKVEDFTVSSCLTLLGSIHCCSITTSEGIGNCKDGFHSIHQRFAGFHASQCGFCTPGMCVSLFSALVNAEKTNRPKPSSGFSKLTVSEAEKAISGNLCRCTGYRPIADACKSFASDVDMEDLGLNAFWQKGCGEDEKSSKLPRYDPNNGPCLFPEFLKKETRSIPFVESQGCSWFNPVSIEDLNRLLGCDESNNISKTKLVVGNTEVGYYKEFEHVDRYINLKYIPELSVIRMDSTGIEIGATVTIAKAIEALKNNNHETSSIGELVFNKLAEHMEKIASSFVRNTASIGGNLMMAQRKQFPSDIATILLSAGSMISILTGSSQETIILDEFLKRPPLGPKCVLLSVKIPNWDSVKDVDSNDATFIFDSFRASPRPLGNALPYLNAAFLVAISPCKNSNGIVLNSCHLAFGAYGTKHAIRARNIEEFLAGKVIDYNVIYEAISLTGATIVPEKGTSSPAYRTSLAVGFLFEFLSSLVDEKVAIDRDHLDGCRNASSTRPERFNSNHGSLGYNKMVTLLSSGKQTLELSSEYYPVGDTIIKSGAAIQASGEAIYVDDIPSPTNCLYGAFIYSKKPLARVKDITFPPKSQPEGVVAVISARDIPVGGHNIGATTLFGDEDLFADKLTEGASELLAFVVADTQKHADMAAEYAVVDYDTDNLDEPILSVEDAVKRSSFFDVPSFLIPEKVGDILQGMAEADYHVNAAQVRLGSQHYFYMETHSALAIPDEDNCMVVYSSSQWPANVHSVIAKCLGVPEHNVRVITRRVGGGFGGKGIKSMVVASACALAAHNLRRPVRIYLNRKTDMIMAGGRHPMKVTYNVGFKTNGKITGCELDILVDAGMSTDVSPVMPHNIVNGLKKYDWGALSFDIKVCKTNNPSRSTMRAPGEAQGSFIAEAIIEHVAFTLCMDVDIIRKVNLHTFNSLKKFYKNAGEPRDYTLPSIWDRLATSSCLKQRTEMVDKFNSSNIWKKRGLSRIPIVQEMTLRPTPGKVSILTDGSVVVEVGGIEIGQGLWTKVRQMVTYALSSIKCDGTSDLLEKVRVVQSDTIGLIQGGGTYASTTSESSCEAVRLCCNILVERLTALKKRLEKSGSVKWDVLISQANLKAVNLSVSSMYIPDFVSMSYLNYGAAVSEVELDLLTGETTILRSDIIHDCGRSVNPAVDLGQIEGAFVQGIGFYMSEEYLTNPDGLVITDSIWTYKIPTIDTIPKQLNVEILNSGRHKNHILSSKASGEPPLLLAASVHCATRAAIKEARKQIRTWKRRDESGYALQLEVPATMPVVKELCGLDSVESYLKWIDESRTTASWPGTLPSQNTSHAN, encoded by the exons TCTCGTCAATGCTGAAAAGACCAATCGACCTAAGCCCTCATCGGGATTCTCGAAACTTACGGTTTCTGAAGCCGAAAAGGCTATTTCTGGAAACCTCTGCCGTTGTACAGGATACCGCCCAATTGCTGATGCCTGTAAGAGTTTTGCTTCTGATGTTGACATGGAGGATTTGGGGTTAAACGCGTTCTGGCAAAAGGGATGTG GTGAGGACGAGAAATCGAGTAAATTGCCTCGTTATGATCCAAATAATGGACCGTGCTTATTTcctgaatttttaaaaaaggaaacaaggTCTATCCCTTTTGTGGAGTCGCAAGGTTGTTCCTGGTTTAATCCCGTTAGTATTGAGGATCTGAACAGATTACTGGGATGTGATGAGTCCAATAATATAAGCAAAACGAAGTTGGTCGTTGGCAACACCGAAGTCGGATACTACAAAGAATTTGAACATGTTGATAGATACATTAATCTTAAATACATCCCTGAGCTTTCAGTTATCAGAATGGATTCAACAGGAATAGAGATTGGTGCGACGGTGACAATTGCAAAAGCTATTGAAGCTCTGAAAAATAATAACCATGAAACGTCCTCAATAGGCGAGCTAGTGTTCAATAAACTGGCCGAGCACATGGAGAAAATTGCTTCGAGTTTTGTACGAAATACTGCCAGCATTGGAGGAAATTTAATGATGgcacaaagaaaacaatttcCTTCAGATATTGCCACAATACTTCTTTCTGCAGGTTCCATGATAAGTATATTAACTGGTTCCAGCCAAGAAACGATTATATTGGATGAGTTTCTCAAGAGACCTCCATTGGGTCCGAAATGTGTACTTTTAAGTGTTAAGATTCCAAATTGGGATTCAGTTAAGGACGTTGATTCAAATGATGCTACTTTCATCTTTGATAGTTTTAGAGCGTCGCCACGACCCCTTGGTAATGCACTGCCGTACCTAAACGCTGCTTTCTTAGTTGCAATCTCCCCATGTAAAAATTCCAACGGGATCGTATTAAATAGCTGTCACCTGGCTTTTGGAGCATATGGGACCAAACATGCCATTAGAGCAAGAAATATTGAAGAATTTCTAGCTGGAAAAGTTATTGATTATAATGTCATATATGAAGCTATCTCATTGACTGGAGCCACTATAGTTCCTGAAAAGGGCACTTCATCTCCTGCTTATAGGACAAGCTTAGCAGTTGGCTTTCTTTTTGAGTTCTTAAGCTCCTTGGTTGATGAAAAGGTTGCAATCGATAGAGATCACCTAGATGGATGCAGGAATGCTTCGTCAACACGACCTGAAAGATTTAACTCGAACCATGGTTCACTTGGTTATAATAAGATGGTTACTCTACTATCATCTGGAAAGCAGACACTGGAATTGAGTTCAGAATATTATCCAGTCGGAGATACCATTATAAAATCTGGAGCTGCCATTCAAGCTTCAG GCGAGGCTATCTATGTGGACGATATTCCTTCCCCAACAAATTGCCTATATGGAGCATTCATATATAGCAAAAAGCCTTTGGCACGGGTAAAGGATATTACTTTTCCTCCCAAATCACAACCAGAGGGAGTTGTCGCTGTTATTTCCGCTCGAGATATTCCTGTTGGTGGACATAACATTGGAGCTACAACCCTGTTCGGTGATGAAGACCTATTTGCAGATAAGTTGACCGAGGGTGCAAGTGAACTACTTGCCTTTGTG GTTGCAGATACTCAGAAACATGCAGATATGGCTGCAGAATATGCAGTGGTGGATTATGACACAGATAATTTGGATGAACCTATTCTCTCTGTAGAAGATGCTGTTAAGAGGTCAAGCTTCTTTGACGTTCCTTCGTTCTTGATTCCGGAAAAGGTCGGTGATATATTGCAAGGAATGGCTGAAGCAGACTACCATGTTAACGCTGCTCAG GTCAGACTTGGATcacaacattatttttatatggaGACACATTCTGCACTTGCCATTCCAGATGAAGATAACTGCATGGTAGTCTACAGTTCAAGTCAATGGCCTGCTAATGTGCATTCTGTTATTGCGAAGTGCCTCGGTGTTCCTGAACATAATGTTCGTGTAATTACGAGAAGGGTCGGAGGAGGCTTTGGTGGAAAGGGCATAAAGTCTATGGTT GTTGCCTCGGCATGTGCACTTGCAGCTCACAACTTACGTCGTCCAGTCAGGATTTACCTTAATCGAAAGACTGACATGATAATGGCAGGAGGGAGACATCCAATGAAAGTAACTTACAATGTCGGTTTCAAAACTAACGGTAAAATTACAGGATGTGAATTAGATATATTGGTTGATGCAGGGATGAGTACTGATGTAAGTCCAGTTATGCCACACAACATTGTCAATGGACTTAAGAAGTATGATTGGGGTGCTTTATCTTTTGATATAAAAGTATGCAAGACAAACAATCCAAGCAGATCTACGATGCGAGCTCCTGGAGAGGCACAAGGATCCTTTATTGCTGAAGCGATAATTGAACATGTAGCGTTTACGCTTTGTATGGATGTCGATATTATCCGAAAAGTAAATCTGCATACATTTAACAGCCTCAAAAAATTCTACAAGAATGCAGGTGAACCTCGAGATTACACCTTACCTTCCATTTGGGATAGGTTAGCCACATCTTCATGCTTGAAACAAAGAACAGAAATGGTAGATAAATTTAACAGCAGCAACATTTGGAAAAAACGAGGTCTTTCTCGAATTCCTATCGTGCAAGAGATGACATTGAGACCGACCCCAGGGAAAGTGAGTATTCTAACTGATGGTTCTGTTGTTGTGGAAGTTGGGGGTATCGAAATCGGTCAAGGGCTGTGGACGAAGGTGAGACAGATGGTTACATATGCCCTTAGCTCAATTAAATGTGATGGAACCAGTGACCTGTTGGAAAAGGTGAGAGTGGTTCAATCTGATACCATTGGCTTAATACAAGGAGGGGGTACATATGCGAGTACTACCTCCGAATCAAGCTGTGAGGCGGTTAGACTTTGCTGCAATATATTGGTGGAGAGACTAACAGCTCTCAAGAAAAGGCTCGAAAAGAGTGGTTCGGTTAAATGGGACGTGCTTATAAGTCAG GCAAACTTGAAAGCAGTGAATTTATCAGTGAGCTCTATGTATATCCCTGACTTCGTTTCAATGAGCTACTTAAACTATGGAGCTGCAGTGAGTGAG GTTGAGCTTGATCTTCTCACTGGAGAAACCACAATTTTGCGTTCCGATATTATCCACGATTGTGGACGAAGCGTTAATCCTGCTGTGGATTTGGGACAG ATTGAAGGAGCCTTTGTTCAAGGAATTGGATTTTATATGTCAGAGGAATACCTGACAAATCCTGATGGATTAGTTATTACTGACAGCATATGGACTTACAAAATTCCTACAATTGACACCATACCGAAACAGCTCAACGTCGAAATTTTGAACTCTGGACGTCATAAAAACCACATTCTCTCTTCAAAAG CTTCAGGAGAACCACCATTGCTTCTAGCTGCATCAGTCCACTGTGCAACACGAGCTGCTATTAAAGAGGCACGTAAACAGATACGTACATGGAAACGTCGAGATGAGTCCGGTTACGCGTTACAGCTAGAGGTTCCAGCTACCATGCCTGTTGTTAAAGAGCTCTGTGGGCTCGACTCCGTGGAAAGTTACCTCAAATGGATCGATGAATCGAGAACCACAGCGAGCTGGCCAGGAACTCTTCCCTCCCAAAACACAAGCCATGCCAACTAG